In Sebaldella termitidis ATCC 33386, one DNA window encodes the following:
- a CDS encoding autotransporter domain-containing protein, whose amino-acid sequence MKKNKKLLVLFLALNSILTSYADTAGGTGLSGSKYERMYNNIVKNIEKGNSTQKNYQVIENILKKKNKELKDLYLQGDYVVKPEYLEWQVFFTGFYAENEKGDNTMENADYYTSARTQSGKLTVNLRIYNELLAAGLTSNQVEALFNGDRNVINSLTDEQKNIFYSPSNLSGTFKSFHQKEDPNNIKLGASIPIKEVLDFSLDPQIKIVEKAINPIIVNLPNTKVEKIMITDFRGITAPTPQAPTINITVNPSATINSPVINFNFSAGHNAGAPMNLSGGVVNHDTYNNKIVSMNYNRVFTITDTFHIVNSPGGKMFFAQGTDIEFTNSNPSPASSYGRFFAENRNNATLLANYGKITISAASSDAFIFGDTVDSVLSGGVPFSTSVYNGGTMILNAASHNGQASIPGGVAMAYLSRGDDANSGAKQRYLVNGINGVMNINGWGNYGILMNQVDSEPTSHKTEVTEANINLLINKGKVNINVNGRPGGYTEGNVGIAAFADNTLGTGNDNSFVLNDNEGTITSNSGNNILLRHKGTGEVWNKGVMLINSGNTIGIDRENWLYAASSNPGSLALGVNDGAIIVTENAENVKAVSGTSDTKKHNNTQNTDKKIIIKNGDGVTGGADYDKDNAASSSITKNISKSSAGKGGSVNGDITGMMSTAPGMSAGTTTLDNDPNIDSIIENKTTTFSMTIAGKTYNYSTQDGVIFLGGKNSAGLASDVRNIGSYNPQLDLVTVRNDIDGKIFIYSTGNSASQYTIGINGLYSTVENKGGIFLGLTAQSGPIAALASAVATEGAVATPGNYNYIGIYGKGSNISNTGFITDKASDALNYSQKAIGIYAENSKVNGTLVGKVENSGNITLGIGGSAVITKGLSAAEKIGLKSTGEISVSGNAVYQGIGFTLENTDAEISNKINLSGENTIGIYGKNSTIKAGSLEIAGNNIGKSIGIVGDTAVLEVKNGVKINLLNGENNIGIYGKNITYTDSITGTQPDYLTVNLGNSGIGAYLTDLVSNTTLKINTINTGNTTTAQLAGGIYATSSAGSINITGGSIKVGTSLQNGGGFGIYVSGGAGTNGTINLGTNAVTVNQRSGLGIYANNITNITTGDITAGNTGVFQNNTSAAGALKTGKIILTGSEDNMIGVYTSGNTTNAEINGLEMTGLEKLTGIYVGKGGFKNTGNISINAGKLSYGIYIKGDAGNKTVDFGSGTSNIVLGNESLGLYLDNVNVTGSMPTGITVGDSNTSGKQSVGIYAKDTAFSNPVGTNVISGKESVGVYFDTNTGNIEYNGSVSLGENSLGIYKNSGTLKRDPSASLVFAGTNNMQSTGFYLDNAVLDFTSGALNANTLSMNSGIAFLLKGNTSDVRVNGTTITPTQLDSLGLAPKVERIVYSEKNETVAGDITLDPAVRYYGHRAKDGRLEINGNIYTSSNITATYGVAVQNRYTVLPVTEEVLLNSGYVVDMSNSSGSVGIQSLAGARAVNKGKVIVGNSSSASAGIGILAESSTINLTSVVNDSGAVIEMPYAGIGIYLDSLELGGSVTNAGTISSTQANALGIYAKMSSTGVLGAPITAITNTGSINLSDNGFGIFTDNSTITNSGNITVDNPGTNSIIAIYGGRNSIINNTGGNISVGEGGIAFYGNNTAMTISGGNFSTEGGTLIYAENNTNITYTANGTTLGNKIGIYLDQSKIDLGGKNFSVMDSGSAIYLLGANAEAKSLGTMTLGNNSEGAYVKNSMMNLLGGTMNITGSNSTGIIGINSNIENTTAINANILAGSFENKGLLVKVDDGGTYTIRNKAAINITGANSLGIYGSTLDSSGNILGALNIINENNINMGSASDINNMLMGIYGTQNVNISNTTGNITGGSYTAGIYSAGGTVTHDSSISLGDASVGIYMSGGTGTVSLGAGVSVGNGIRKIVSGNQVIESGVALYANNGAVITNFSPNINVGSDSIIGYSKGAGSKIINHGNAALGTEAIGFYTSGAELENYGTLSSSGDGVIYFYGKDGKITNSGNINGAAHNYGVGIYGKNSEIINTADILLGDTYYNPAKADDPSDSSHRYAVGIYGDQSKIYNNGEIHIGQRGIGIYSYGQTGDLINDINGKIISSGDNTVGLLVEGSGSYNVINNGQIILSGKNSVGASINRNTTLINNGLIEVSGENSVGIMAEASSKVVNNAVISALGTSVAGVVLRSGSVLENHGTITGLVLADDVDSAVASASSASVAATSLYGYTEKLPGTVLPSYAKPTIVNSGVINVDNNFLLDGINLIIKPDLQNPSTTVISSGNIDFIYDAVKFTGGKIDKGMLVEVTPDFAEGTTATAIQLLKTFTSTSGLDINDFDVISQSILWAITPAYNKDDGTSIDLIATKKLFHTLSEGLWYEDFAANMDNNYSGSAGDALKIYNKANWLTSDKDLRHVMASLAGNVYANINQREMDIEAVFDNSVNFLQDSENNTKENVKINVIAGKGELKEDTDGVVPYDYRTTGVIALREVERTYRHTFGYSLGYANTNFDMKDNNDSEETVNTIQLGFHNKYTTDSWKIKNNLTGRVSFHDMDRNIMWPTKDGRSEMSSRYEVYSISSDNILGKELALGKNASITPYGAIKAVYMTRPDFTEDGLESLQVDGNDAWSVKPRAGVELKAEVPLGANTAWKLKGTIDLAYEYELADINEREYARLTAIESDYHELSKPEDEKGAFRSKAAIGVEVENRYGIFLTGEYVTGENDKEDYRAGVSLKAVF is encoded by the coding sequence GTGAAAAAAAATAAAAAACTGTTAGTATTATTTTTAGCTCTTAACTCAATTTTGACATCTTATGCCGATACAGCAGGCGGAACAGGTCTGTCCGGCAGTAAATATGAAAGAATGTATAATAATATAGTAAAAAATATAGAAAAAGGAAATTCTACACAGAAAAATTATCAGGTTATAGAAAATATTCTAAAAAAGAAGAATAAAGAATTAAAGGATTTATATCTGCAGGGGGATTATGTAGTAAAGCCGGAATATTTGGAATGGCAGGTATTTTTTACAGGATTTTATGCAGAAAATGAAAAAGGCGATAATACAATGGAAAATGCTGATTATTATACTTCAGCAAGAACACAGAGCGGTAAATTAACAGTAAATTTAAGAATATATAATGAGCTTCTGGCGGCAGGACTGACTTCAAACCAGGTAGAGGCACTTTTTAACGGTGACAGGAATGTGATAAATTCTCTGACTGATGAACAGAAGAATATTTTTTATAGTCCGAGTAATCTTTCTGGTACTTTTAAATCATTTCATCAGAAAGAAGATCCTAATAATATAAAACTGGGGGCTTCGATACCAATAAAAGAAGTATTGGATTTTTCACTTGATCCTCAGATAAAAATAGTGGAAAAAGCAATAAACCCGATAATAGTAAATCTTCCAAATACAAAAGTAGAAAAAATAATGATAACAGATTTCAGAGGAATAACAGCACCGACACCGCAGGCACCTACGATTAATATTACTGTAAATCCTTCTGCTACCATTAATTCACCTGTTATAAACTTTAATTTTAGTGCAGGACATAATGCGGGGGCTCCGATGAATCTGAGCGGAGGTGTAGTAAACCACGATACATATAATAATAAAATAGTTTCAATGAATTATAACCGTGTTTTTACAATAACAGACACTTTTCATATTGTTAACAGTCCTGGCGGAAAAATGTTTTTTGCTCAGGGGACTGATATAGAATTTACAAATTCAAATCCCAGTCCTGCAAGTTCATACGGGAGATTTTTTGCAGAAAACAGAAACAATGCTACATTACTTGCAAATTATGGGAAGATAACAATATCAGCGGCTTCATCAGACGCATTTATATTTGGTGATACTGTGGATTCGGTTCTATCCGGAGGTGTACCGTTCAGTACTTCTGTATATAATGGGGGAACAATGATACTGAATGCTGCTTCTCATAACGGACAGGCGAGTATTCCGGGTGGTGTTGCTATGGCATATCTTTCCAGGGGTGATGATGCCAATAGCGGTGCGAAGCAGAGATACTTGGTAAATGGAATAAATGGTGTCATGAATATAAACGGTTGGGGAAATTACGGAATATTAATGAATCAGGTAGATAGTGAGCCTACTTCACATAAAACAGAAGTAACAGAAGCGAATATAAATTTACTTATAAATAAAGGTAAAGTAAATATAAATGTAAATGGAAGACCAGGAGGATATACAGAGGGGAATGTAGGTATAGCTGCTTTTGCAGATAACACACTGGGTACTGGGAATGATAATTCGTTTGTTTTAAATGATAATGAAGGAACAATAACTTCAAATAGTGGAAATAATATTCTTTTAAGACATAAAGGAACAGGTGAGGTTTGGAATAAAGGAGTAATGCTGATTAATTCGGGAAATACAATAGGGATTGACAGGGAAAACTGGCTTTATGCGGCATCTTCTAATCCTGGAAGTCTGGCATTGGGAGTTAATGATGGTGCAATAATTGTAACTGAAAATGCAGAAAATGTAAAAGCAGTATCTGGTACAAGCGATACAAAAAAACATAACAATACACAAAATACGGATAAAAAAATAATCATAAAAAATGGAGACGGTGTAACGGGCGGAGCTGATTACGATAAAGATAACGCGGCTTCTTCTTCTATTACTAAGAATATAAGTAAAAGCAGTGCTGGAAAAGGCGGAAGCGTAAACGGAGATATAACTGGAATGATGTCTACTGCACCGGGGATGTCAGCAGGAACAACAACTTTGGATAATGATCCTAATATTGATAGTATAATTGAAAATAAAACAACAACTTTCAGTATGACAATAGCAGGGAAAACTTATAATTATTCCACACAGGATGGTGTCATATTTTTAGGAGGAAAAAATTCAGCCGGACTAGCTTCTGATGTAAGAAATATAGGTTCTTATAATCCTCAATTAGACTTGGTTACAGTGAGAAATGACATAGACGGAAAAATATTCATTTATTCCACAGGAAACAGTGCAAGTCAGTATACTATAGGGATAAATGGTCTATATTCAACAGTAGAAAATAAAGGCGGAATATTTCTGGGACTTACGGCACAAAGCGGTCCAATAGCAGCACTGGCTTCAGCTGTAGCAACTGAAGGCGCAGTTGCGACACCCGGGAATTATAACTATATAGGTATTTACGGAAAAGGAAGTAATATATCCAATACCGGATTTATAACTGATAAAGCTTCTGATGCTTTAAACTATTCTCAAAAGGCAATAGGAATCTATGCCGAAAATTCTAAAGTGAACGGGACACTAGTAGGGAAAGTGGAAAACAGCGGGAATATAACTCTTGGAATCGGCGGAAGTGCAGTTATAACTAAGGGATTAAGTGCAGCTGAAAAGATAGGACTGAAAAGTACAGGGGAAATCAGTGTGTCTGGAAATGCTGTATATCAAGGAATCGGATTTACACTTGAAAATACTGATGCCGAAATTTCAAATAAAATAAACCTTTCCGGAGAAAATACGATCGGAATCTATGGAAAGAACAGCACTATTAAGGCAGGCTCACTGGAAATCGCCGGGAATAATATCGGGAAAAGTATTGGAATCGTGGGAGATACTGCAGTACTGGAAGTGAAAAACGGAGTAAAAATAAATCTTCTTAACGGCGAAAATAATATAGGTATTTACGGAAAAAATATTACCTATACAGACAGCATTACAGGAACACAGCCGGATTATCTGACGGTTAATCTTGGTAACAGTGGTATAGGAGCTTATTTAACAGACCTTGTATCCAATACAACATTAAAAATAAATACTATTAATACAGGAAATACAACTACTGCACAGCTTGCAGGAGGAATTTATGCCACGTCTTCGGCAGGAAGCATAAATATAACCGGCGGATCAATAAAAGTAGGAACTTCTCTTCAGAACGGAGGCGGATTTGGAATATACGTTTCTGGAGGAGCTGGAACCAACGGTACCATAAATCTGGGAACAAATGCAGTAACTGTAAATCAGAGATCAGGATTAGGAATTTATGCAAATAATATAACAAATATAACAACAGGAGATATAACTGCAGGAAATACAGGTGTATTCCAAAATAATACTTCGGCAGCAGGGGCGCTAAAAACTGGAAAGATAATCCTTACAGGCAGTGAGGACAATATGATAGGTGTTTATACTTCCGGAAATACTACAAATGCAGAAATTAACGGACTTGAAATGACAGGCCTTGAAAAACTGACAGGTATATATGTAGGAAAAGGCGGATTTAAAAATACAGGAAATATAAGCATAAATGCAGGAAAATTATCCTACGGTATCTATATAAAAGGGGATGCAGGCAATAAAACCGTAGATTTTGGAAGCGGGACAAGCAATATAGTATTAGGAAACGAAAGTCTGGGATTATATCTTGATAACGTAAATGTAACTGGAAGTATGCCGACAGGCATAACTGTAGGGGATTCAAATACCTCAGGCAAGCAGAGTGTGGGAATTTATGCCAAGGATACAGCTTTTAGCAATCCTGTGGGTACCAATGTAATTTCAGGAAAAGAATCTGTAGGTGTGTACTTTGATACAAATACCGGAAACATAGAGTATAACGGAAGTGTGTCTCTTGGAGAAAATTCACTCGGGATTTATAAAAACAGCGGTACGCTGAAAAGAGATCCATCGGCTTCATTAGTATTTGCAGGTACTAACAATATGCAGTCCACAGGTTTTTATCTTGATAATGCAGTACTGGATTTTACATCAGGTGCTCTAAATGCAAATACTCTTTCAATGAATTCGGGAATAGCCTTTTTATTAAAAGGAAATACTTCTGATGTAAGGGTAAACGGTACAACAATAACTCCGACACAGCTGGACAGTCTCGGTCTTGCACCGAAGGTAGAACGGATTGTTTATTCGGAAAAAAATGAAACAGTAGCAGGAGATATAACACTGGATCCGGCAGTAAGATATTACGGTCACAGAGCTAAGGACGGAAGGCTGGAAATAAACGGAAATATATATACCAGCAGTAATATAACAGCTACATACGGGGTAGCGGTACAAAACAGATATACAGTACTGCCTGTGACGGAAGAAGTACTTTTGAACAGCGGATATGTAGTAGATATGTCAAATTCTTCCGGAAGTGTAGGTATACAGTCACTGGCAGGAGCAAGAGCAGTAAATAAGGGGAAAGTAATAGTCGGTAACAGCAGCAGTGCAAGTGCAGGAATAGGTATACTTGCCGAAAGCAGTACAATAAACCTTACAAGCGTGGTAAATGATTCTGGAGCAGTAATAGAGATGCCTTATGCAGGAATTGGTATATATCTGGATTCACTTGAGCTTGGCGGAAGTGTAACAAATGCAGGGACAATAAGCTCTACCCAGGCAAATGCTTTGGGAATTTATGCGAAAATGTCCTCGACGGGAGTTTTGGGAGCACCGATTACTGCAATTACAAATACGGGAAGTATTAATCTTTCTGATAACGGATTTGGAATATTTACGGATAATTCTACAATTACAAATTCGGGAAATATAACAGTGGATAATCCTGGAACAAACAGTATTATTGCTATTTATGGAGGAAGAAACTCTATTATTAACAATACCGGAGGAAATATTTCAGTGGGAGAAGGCGGAATAGCCTTTTACGGAAATAATACAGCTATGACAATTTCAGGCGGAAATTTTTCTACTGAAGGCGGTACACTGATTTATGCAGAAAATAATACAAATATAACTTATACAGCCAATGGAACAACTCTGGGGAATAAAATAGGAATTTACCTTGATCAGAGTAAAATAGATCTTGGAGGAAAAAATTTCTCAGTTATGGATTCAGGTTCGGCTATATATCTTCTTGGGGCAAATGCAGAGGCTAAATCATTGGGAACAATGACTCTGGGGAATAATTCCGAAGGTGCTTACGTAAAAAACAGCATGATGAATCTTCTCGGCGGTACTATGAATATAACAGGCTCTAATTCTACAGGGATAATAGGAATAAACTCCAATATTGAAAATACAACGGCAATAAATGCCAATATATTGGCAGGAAGCTTTGAAAATAAAGGATTACTTGTAAAAGTAGATGACGGCGGAACATATACAATAAGAAACAAGGCAGCCATAAATATAACAGGTGCTAATTCACTGGGAATATACGGAAGTACTCTTGACAGCAGCGGAAATATTCTCGGAGCACTTAATATAATAAATGAAAATAATATAAATATGGGTTCTGCTTCTGATATAAATAATATGCTGATGGGAATATACGGAACACAGAATGTAAATATTTCCAATACTACAGGAAATATAACAGGGGGCAGTTATACTGCCGGAATATATTCAGCAGGAGGAACAGTAACGCATGATTCCAGTATTAGTCTCGGTGATGCATCAGTAGGGATTTATATGTCAGGAGGAACAGGGACAGTAAGTCTCGGAGCCGGTGTATCAGTAGGGAACGGAATAAGAAAGATAGTTTCCGGAAATCAGGTAATAGAGAGCGGAGTGGCACTATATGCCAATAATGGTGCAGTTATTACCAATTTCTCCCCTAATATAAATGTGGGAAGCGACAGTATAATAGGTTATTCAAAAGGTGCAGGCTCAAAAATAATAAATCACGGCAATGCAGCACTTGGAACAGAAGCTATAGGATTTTACACAAGCGGTGCCGAGCTTGAAAATTACGGGACACTATCTTCAAGTGGTGACGGAGTAATTTATTTCTACGGTAAAGACGGGAAAATAACAAACAGCGGAAATATAAACGGAGCTGCACATAATTACGGAGTGGGAATATATGGTAAAAATTCTGAAATTATAAATACAGCAGATATACTATTGGGAGATACATACTATAATCCTGCCAAAGCTGATGATCCTTCTGATTCAAGCCACAGATATGCAGTAGGAATCTACGGGGATCAGTCAAAAATATATAATAACGGAGAAATACATATAGGACAGCGTGGTATAGGAATTTATTCATATGGTCAGACCGGTGATCTTATAAATGATATAAACGGGAAAATAATTTCTTCCGGGGATAATACAGTAGGCTTACTTGTGGAAGGAAGCGGAAGCTATAATGTCATTAATAACGGGCAGATAATCTTATCGGGGAAAAATTCGGTAGGAGCTTCTATAAACAGAAATACTACACTGATAAACAACGGATTAATAGAAGTAAGCGGAGAAAACAGTGTGGGTATAATGGCGGAAGCAAGCTCGAAGGTAGTTAACAATGCTGTAATAAGTGCATTGGGAACAAGTGTGGCGGGAGTGGTGCTGAGAAGCGGTTCAGTGCTGGAAAACCACGGGACTATAACCGGTCTTGTGCTTGCCGATGATGTGGACAGTGCAGTAGCAAGTGCTTCCAGTGCATCAGTGGCGGCAACAAGCCTTTACGGATATACTGAAAAGCTTCCGGGAACTGTGCTGCCGTCTTATGCAAAACCGACAATAGTAAACTCAGGTGTAATAAATGTAGATAATAATTTTCTTCTTGACGGGATTAATCTGATAATAAAGCCTGATCTTCAAAATCCATCGACTACTGTAATAAGCTCAGGAAATATAGACTTTATATATGATGCAGTGAAATTCACAGGAGGAAAAATAGATAAGGGTATGCTGGTAGAGGTTACGCCTGACTTTGCAGAAGGAACAACAGCAACGGCAATACAGCTTCTGAAAACATTTACGTCTACTTCGGGACTGGATATAAATGATTTTGATGTAATAAGCCAGTCTATTCTATGGGCAATAACACCGGCATATAATAAGGATGACGGAACATCAATCGATCTTATAGCTACGAAAAAGTTATTTCATACATTATCTGAAGGCTTATGGTATGAAGATTTTGCCGCTAATATGGACAATAATTATTCAGGTTCTGCGGGAGATGCACTAAAAATATACAATAAAGCAAACTGGCTGACTTCCGACAAGGACTTGAGACATGTAATGGCAAGTCTTGCAGGAAATGTATATGCCAATATAAATCAGAGAGAAATGGATATAGAGGCAGTATTTGATAATTCCGTGAATTTCCTTCAGGATTCGGAAAATAATACAAAAGAAAATGTAAAAATAAATGTAATAGCAGGAAAAGGTGAATTAAAAGAGGATACAGACGGTGTAGTGCCGTATGATTACAGAACAACAGGAGTAATAGCACTTAGAGAAGTAGAAAGAACATACAGACATACATTTGGCTACTCGCTGGGATATGCAAATACCAATTTTGATATGAAGGATAATAATGACAGCGAGGAAACAGTAAATACAATACAGCTTGGATTTCATAATAAATACACAACGGACAGCTGGAAAATAAAAAATAATCTTACAGGAAGAGTAAGCTTCCATGATATGGACAGAAATATCATGTGGCCGACAAAAGACGGAAGATCAGAGATGAGCAGCAGATATGAAGTATACAGTATTTCAAGCGATAATATTCTCGGGAAAGAATTGGCACTTGGTAAAAATGCAAGTATAACACCATATGGAGCGATAAAAGCAGTATATATGACAAGACCTGATTTTACGGAAGACGGACTGGAAAGTCTTCAGGTGGACGGAAATGATGCATGGAGCGTAAAACCTAGAGCTGGAGTAGAGCTTAAGGCAGAAGTTCCTTTGGGAGCAAATACAGCATGGAAATTAAAGGGAACTATTGATCTGGCATATGAATATGAACTGGCAGATATAAATGAGAGAGAATATGCAAGATTAACAGCAATAGAAAGTGATTATCACGAGCTTTCAAAACCAGAGGATGAAAAAGGAGCATTTAGAAGCAAGGCTGCTATAGGTGTGGAAGTAGAAAATAGATACGGAATATTCCTTACAGGGGAATATGTAACAGGAGAAAATGACAAAGAGGATTACAGAGCGGGAGTTTCTCTGAAAGCAGTATTCTAA
- a CDS encoding BglG family transcription antiterminator, which produces MIISSRTIKILEYVSRKGETTIRDIGENLLLSERIVRYEIDNINFIVSNEKTASYIINKRGRLHMNNTPKMLGIIEDLKEVEKVSKHEREDYIFIKLLFEGKINLRRLTEELDVSRTTVKKDLASLEMKKTGIEIVNNSLCFPVNDEFEKRKLLIDTLDEYIDEYLNGIGNNIVIDVLKKMFSKEEQLLIEKFLKNISEHNLKANKLYKTFYMYLIITIQRIRTNNLILKNENANFLKTTEEYQKINKEIILLEKNFEILFTENEKLQIADFLTGLFSYSYNTSIFDVWIKINIFIKEIIKNVGGKLQINLEDDVWLLEGLMNHIKPAIYRIRNNINLKSMEVYYEEAREIYPRLFTVIKEELKALEKLINIEFPENELLLFLIHFQAALERNKNNGEIKNVLLVCIGGFGTTNILAYKLQRAYELNEIKIISYLEIDKSYRNIDAVITTADLNINVKENISVPVIKVSPFLTEKDTAILNEHGFSRKQNTYDISEIVKQLNESASIKNKEKFRKELQNIFSVSIRGDEAEKKDLFYFLKEENIIFEKKKLEKWEDAVKEGFKPLEKGKYVDESYYKSIIELINNFGSYMVVSEGLAIPHAENMNNVHKSGISLLYLKHPVIFPGNKKVNLLFCLSAVDKKDHVQSLEDIIRLEEEFSFRKKMAETNSKEEITEILDKYKRFRR; this is translated from the coding sequence ATGATTATTAGTTCTAGAACAATAAAAATTCTGGAGTATGTTTCCAGAAAGGGGGAAACTACAATCAGGGATATCGGGGAAAATCTGCTGTTATCCGAAAGAATAGTGAGATATGAGATTGATAATATCAATTTTATTGTATCAAATGAAAAAACTGCTTCATATATTATAAACAAAAGAGGCAGGCTGCATATGAACAATACTCCGAAAATGCTGGGAATAATAGAGGACTTAAAGGAAGTGGAAAAAGTATCAAAGCATGAAAGAGAAGATTATATATTTATAAAACTCCTGTTCGAAGGAAAAATAAACCTGAGAAGACTTACAGAAGAGCTGGATGTAAGCAGGACAACAGTAAAAAAGGATCTGGCTTCACTGGAAATGAAAAAGACAGGAATAGAGATAGTGAACAATTCACTTTGTTTTCCGGTAAATGATGAGTTTGAAAAAAGAAAACTGCTTATTGATACGCTGGATGAATATATAGATGAATATCTGAACGGAATCGGAAATAACATAGTTATAGATGTTTTGAAAAAGATGTTTAGCAAAGAGGAGCAGCTTCTCATAGAAAAATTTTTGAAAAATATTTCCGAGCATAACCTGAAGGCAAATAAACTCTACAAAACCTTTTATATGTACCTCATTATCACAATTCAGAGAATAAGAACCAATAACCTGATTTTGAAGAATGAAAATGCTAATTTCCTGAAAACCACAGAGGAATATCAAAAGATAAACAAGGAAATAATATTGCTGGAGAAAAATTTTGAAATATTGTTTACAGAAAATGAAAAATTACAGATAGCGGATTTTTTAACGGGATTATTTTCATATTCATATAATACGTCCATATTTGATGTATGGATAAAAATAAACATATTTATAAAGGAAATAATAAAAAATGTAGGGGGAAAGCTGCAAATAAACCTTGAAGATGATGTCTGGCTTCTTGAAGGTCTGATGAATCACATAAAGCCTGCAATTTACAGAATACGAAATAATATAAATCTAAAAAGCATGGAGGTATATTACGAAGAGGCACGGGAAATCTATCCGAGACTTTTTACAGTAATAAAGGAAGAGCTGAAGGCTTTGGAAAAACTTATAAATATTGAATTTCCCGAAAATGAACTTCTGCTTTTTCTTATTCACTTTCAGGCAGCTTTGGAAAGAAATAAAAATAACGGGGAAATAAAAAATGTACTGCTGGTGTGCATAGGAGGCTTCGGTACGACAAATATACTGGCATATAAGCTTCAGAGAGCCTATGAACTGAATGAAATAAAAATAATATCTTATCTGGAAATTGATAAATCTTATCGAAATATAGATGCTGTTATTACAACCGCAGATCTGAATATTAATGTAAAGGAAAATATCAGTGTTCCTGTAATTAAGGTTTCGCCGTTTCTCACGGAAAAGGATACGGCAATATTAAATGAACACGGCTTTTCGAGAAAGCAGAATACATATGATATTTCAGAGATAGTAAAACAGCTGAATGAGAGTGCGAGTATAAAAAATAAAGAAAAATTCAGAAAAGAGCTCCAAAATATTTTCAGTGTAAGTATAAGAGGAGATGAAGCAGAAAAAAAGGATTTATTTTATTTTTTGAAAGAGGAAAATATAATCTTTGAAAAGAAAAAGCTGGAAAAATGGGAAGATGCAGTAAAGGAAGGATTTAAACCTTTGGAAAAAGGGAAGTATGTAGATGAAAGTTATTATAAAAGTATAATAGAACTGATAAATAATTTTGGTTCATACATGGTAGTAAGCGAAGGTCTGGCAATTCCCCATGCGGAAAATATGAATAATGTACATAAATCAGGGATAAGTCTTTTGTATTTAAAACATCCGGTGATATTTCCCGGCAATAAAAAAGTAAATTTGTTATTCTGCCTGTCAGCAGTAGACAAAAAGGATCATGTACAGAGTCTGGAGGATATTATCAGACTTGAAGAAGAGTTTTCATTCAGAAAAAAAATGGCAGAAACAAACTCAAAAGAGGAAATTACAGAAATTTTAGATAAATATAAAAGATTCAGGAGGTGA
- a CDS encoding PTS sugar transporter subunit IIA: MLTDYIKKEWIKLDTEAENWEEAIEKGANELLKDNVITKSYIEAMKKAVKDMGAYFVVTKNVALPHAKAEEGILKTGFGLVTLKDPVEFGNVDNDPVKYIFCLAIKSSNEHIEILKELSELLEDKEFFRLLDSEKDEGKIYTYLKNKKI; this comes from the coding sequence ATGCTGACCGATTACATAAAAAAAGAATGGATAAAATTAGACACGGAAGCGGAAAACTGGGAGGAAGCGATAGAAAAAGGGGCTAACGAGCTTCTGAAAGATAATGTAATAACTAAAAGCTATATAGAAGCCATGAAGAAAGCGGTAAAAGATATGGGGGCATATTTTGTGGTAACAAAGAATGTGGCACTTCCCCATGCGAAGGCAGAAGAAGGAATATTAAAAACAGGCTTTGGTCTTGTTACATTGAAAGATCCCGTAGAATTTGGAAATGTAGATAATGACCCGGTAAAATATATATTTTGTCTTGCTATAAAAAGCAGCAATGAACACATAGAAATACTGAAAGAATTATCGGAGCTTCTGGAAGATAAAGAGTTTTTCAGACTTTTGGACAGTGAAAAAGACGAAGGGAAAATTTATACTTATTTGAAAAATAAAAAAATATAA
- a CDS encoding PTS sugar transporter subunit IIB, whose translation MRRGLVVCRTGMGSSMMLRIKLEQVIGENKFPIEMEHDVLSALSNYDVDFVVTMNDLVDQVKEETKYTIGIEDLMNKGEIKEKLEKYLKETEEV comes from the coding sequence ATGAGAAGAGGTCTGGTAGTGTGCAGAACAGGAATGGGAAGCAGTATGATGCTTAGAATAAAGCTGGAACAGGTAATAGGTGAAAATAAATTTCCCATTGAAATGGAGCATGATGTATTAAGTGCATTAAGTAATTATGATGTAGACTTCGTGGTAACTATGAATGATCTGGTGGATCAGGTAAAGGAAGAGACAAAATATACCATTGGAATAGAGGATCTTATGAATAAAGGGGAGATAAAGGAAAAACTGGAAAAATATCTAAAAGAAACTGAGGAGGTATGA